From Tachysurus fulvidraco isolate hzauxx_2018 chromosome 10, HZAU_PFXX_2.0, whole genome shotgun sequence, one genomic window encodes:
- the rpl18a gene encoding 60S ribosomal protein L18a — protein MKASGTLREYKVVGRLLPSAKNPAPPLYRMRIFAPNHVVAKSRFWYFVSQLRKMKKASGEIAYCGLVHEKSPLKVKNFGIWLRYDSRSGTHNMYREYRDLTTSGAVTQCYRDMGARHRARAHAIQIMKVQVIPANKCRRAAIKQFHDSKIKFPLPHRVLRRQHKPRFTTRRPKTFF, from the exons ATGAAGGCGTCTGGCACA CTTAGGGAGTACAAAGTTGTTGGGCGTCTCTTGCCCTCTGCCAAGAACCCGGCACCACCTCTGTACCGTATGAGGATCTTCGCCCCTAACCATGTGGTGGCAAAGTCTCGCTTCTGGTACTTTGTCTCCCAgctgaggaagatgaagaaggcTTCTGGAGAGATTGCGTACTGCGGACTG GTTCATGAGAAATCTCCACTGAAGGTGAAAAACTTTGGCATCTGGCTGCGTTATGACTCCCGCAGTGGCACACACAACATGTACCGCGAGTACAGAGACCTCACCACCTCTGGAGCTGTTACCCAGTGCT ACCGTGATATGGGAGCTCGTCACCGTGCTCGTGCTCACGCCATACAGATTATGAAAGTGCAGGTGATCCCAGCCAACAAGTGTCGCAGAGCCGCCATCAAGCAGTTCCAC GATTCCAAGATCAAGTTCCCTCTGCCCCACAGGGTCCTGCGTCGCCAGCACAAGCCCCGCTTCACCACCAGGAGGCCAAAAACATTCTTCTAA
- the commd9 gene encoding COMM domain-containing protein 9: MAPLAEEHFSSLNLLLKAPSKDVVRQICTDSFPTRVHESQSVIDSTARALSVSSTEAMQVLAAFHTLSHHVVFHNFTAPEQIQSLFPATFHSNLKNLITKILLEQSMTWRNEALSSQISLPQLEDLEWRVDMKMASDTVSRMAVPTCILHMKIQDRGSVSSSKSESSVTMELSKETLDTMLDGLGRIRDQLSAVAGK, encoded by the exons ATGGCTCCTCTAGCAGAAGAACATTTCAGCTCATTAAACCTTTTATTAAAG gcTCCGTCCAAAGATGTTGTGCGACAGATCTGCACAGACAGTTTCCCTACAAGGGTGCACGAGTCCCAGAGTGTGATAGACAGCACTGCTCGTGCACTGTCTGTGTCCAGCACCGAGGCCATGCAG GTGTTGGCAGCATTTCACACGCTTTCGCATCACGTGGTGTTCCACAATTTTACAGCACCAGAACAAATCCAGTCTCTTTTCCCAGCTACTTTCCACTCGAACCTCAAAAATCTCATCACAAAGATCCTGCTTGAACAAAG catGACATGGAGAAATGAGGCTTTGTCCAGTCAGA TCTCTCTGCCACAGCTTGAAGACTTGGAGTGGAGGGTGGACATGAAGATGGCGTCTGACACAGTGAGCCGCATGGCTGTGCCCACTTGTATCCTGCACATGAAG ATCCAAGACAGAGGCAGTGTGAGCAGCAGCAAAAGCGAGTCTTCAGTCACCATGGAACTGAGCAAAGAAACTTTGGACACCATGCTAGACGGCCTGGGACGCATCCGGGACCAGCTCTCTGCTGTGGCCGGGAAATAG